Part of the Falco biarmicus isolate bFalBia1 chromosome 4, bFalBia1.pri, whole genome shotgun sequence genome, CAAGGATGCTATAGAAGAGAAATTCCGTGAGCGACTAAAGGAGCTGGTAGTGCCAAAGCATGTCATGGATGTGATTGATGAAGAGTTGAACAAGTTGGGCTTGCTGGATAATCACTCCTCAGAATTCAAGTGAGTGCATGCCTGCGTCCTCTGCTGTCAGGGTTAGCTGGGAGAGTGAGAGAAATCAATACAATTCTGTGAAGCTTTTACCTTAAgagtttctttcctcttttgtcATAATTGTTTTCCCTGAATGCAGCATATGATCACATCCTAGCTATAGGATTGTTCTCTAGATCTCCTGTGTTTTACAGTCGATTACCTCTTTTGATCGTTTTAGGTTTTCTCTTGCAGCGTAATTCTGTGGATATGAACCGTGCAGTTTGTTTCCCCTCATGAAATGTGCAGTGATTCCTTCAGCCCTTAATTTTGGCTCTTGTCTGGTACTTGGGTGTTTTCATTAGATGTGAGAGCAGAGAAGCTAGCTGTTAACACGTGACATTGGCAGAGCTGCCTCAGGTGGTCCCTGAAGTGTTGGGGCAGGGTTGGAACTGCAAAGGAGTGAATAGCTTTTACCACATAATCCAACGCGGATTGTCAGAAACTGAGCTTGCTGTGAACACTTCTTGTCTGTTCAGAGGCGGAGCGCGCTATACCATACACCAGTCAGTATACTACTCATCAGCACTTTAACGTTTTGGGTCTTTGCTTCTAAAACAAAGTATCTTTTGTGCAGTAAAAGACTGTGTGTTGAGGGCAGGTGTGTCATTTGGATGAGAAACATCTTCTTGATAGTCATGTACTGGGAAGTGGAGGGAGGAGGCTAGGAAAGACACCCTGGCCTTCACAGCTAGCATAGTACTTTTGCCTTTCCCTTAGAGTAGTAACAGGGATAGCAAGTTTGCGAAGGAAGTACTTGGAGAAAAACGCCAAGGCTCTGTTGGTGTGTCACTTTCCGTAGAGTAAATCTTGGGACCAGCCAGGCAAGCATGGGGAGGCTGCACTTCCCTGTGTTTGTGACTGCACACAATagtaatatttaaataagagTAATATTTACTGCATCTTGCAGCCCTTGCTGTACATTTGAATCCCAGATCTGAGTGTGTGGAGTTTTAGAACAGATGCATGCTGCTTTTACACACTTGTGTTCTCCTCAATAGCAGTCTGTTTAAACTGATGATCTCTACCATTAGCTTCCACGTTAACATTCTTATCTCTCAGCCTTAAATCTTTCTCTGTCCTGTTGTACCTCCAGctgtttttccttgcttctgaGCTAGGAACCTTTCTTCATTACATTGTCTTGGTCCACTGGGGAGATggagaaaactgattttctatCTTTTTGTGACTTGATCCAAACAGTTGACAGTAATCTGGAGTTTACAAACAATCCTGACCTTCAGACAGGAACCAGCCCCACCCCAAAAAATCATACAGGGAGTTTATGTGCAGAAATCTAGGTCTTTGCATAGTGCATTGAAGGTTCTTTGtctcaggaaagcaaaagctgccaaaaaaagctttgatttagggggggagggggtggaagAGACAAGGGAATGAAGACCATAGTGGAAGGTTAGCAATGACTACCCAGATGATGGTGCTCTTTTCGTAGTCTGCCTTCCATAAGTAGTTTATATCCCACTTGTTCTGGATGAGGTTATTTTGGAAGGCAGTGGAGGAAGCCATGAGCTGGTTGTTGTGAAATCACTCTCACTTGTGTGTTTCTGTCAGTGTTACACGGAACTACTTGGACTGGCTGACATCCATCCCGTGGGGTAAGTGTAGTGAGGAGAACCTGGAGCTGACCAGAGCCCGAGCAGTTCTGGAGGAGGATCATTATGGAATGGATGATGTCAAGAAGCGAATTCTGGTAAGGCAGGAATAGGCAGTGTGTCCCATTTTACGCTCTGCTTAGCATCAGACATTTTGGATGTGTTTCAGATTGCAGCTCTCCATTGAATTTGTGTTAATTCATGGatgaaacagaaaactacaTAAAAGAACAGAGTATTCTGGTGATCAGTTAATGTTTAATTACTTGTGGCAATGAAGGTCATATTCTGATTTTGAATTGCAATatgctgttttgctgctgaatgCTGAGCAAGTAAGTGTCCAAGGGAAGCAGTCTCTGGATTTTAATCGGTTTGTTCAGACACTGTTAAACTGGTTCCACTTGACTGGCAAAGCTACTGCCTTTCCAAAACACGCTGTACTTCTACTCATAACTCTAAAACTAAGAGGGGGAGAAGTTAGCTAAGATGTGTGTTTTCCTCACAACCTTTACCTATCCCCAGAGTCGCACTGGATACTGAAGAGTTTACGGTCTGTGCAATACAACCCTCATAATAAGCAGACAGGGTGGTTTTCAGTGTTGCCTTTTTCCAGAAATCTGTCACTTTTTCCTTGCCTGTGCTTGCTGTGGTTAGGGAAGCTGTTTTAGGTAAGAGCAGATACTTGCAGCAGCTTGCAACAACTTCAGCAACTTGCTGTGGGAGCTGCCTTCCTTCCCAGGGGACAGTAATAGGCTCCTCTGTGTAGCCAGCCAACACATTCAAGCAGTGAAAGACAATCCCACTGCTGGCAGGGTTTGTGTCATGCTGGGCAAGTGAGTGAAGGTGCCCAGCAGAGGGGGGGACAGGTGCAGATCCTGACTTTGCATTAACGAATCGCAGTGAGAGCTTTGGTTTGGTGAAGCCTTTGAGTGTAGCTAGCCTTCGGCTTGGCCGTTTCCTTCCCAAGTGTGTAGTGAGGCTGTTTCTCTTACCGTTCCCTCGTGTTGTATATAGCAGAGCTTTGTGCTACCTTGGGGACAGTGCTGATGGTACTTAAGCCACCTCAGTAATTGATGTGCACAGAAGCCATACAGGCATCTCCTAAGTTAACAGTACAATATCATCTATATAATGAATAGTAAATTCTTAGGCATGCTgggattttgcttttattaaattgCTTTGCTCCAGTCTCTTCTAGAAGAAGATAAAGGTTGTGAAGTACCTCTTTGCTACCAAGCCACAGGGGGCTTCTTTCCCTAGTAGTGCCCAAGGCCTGTGACTAAATGCTGCTATCTGACTTATTATTTTGAATGGTTTATGGTAAGCCTGTTGTTGCACACTTGCAAGCAGATAACCCCTTTGGAGTGTGAGTCTCTTATGTTGCTTGTTCAGCACTACTCATACTGACTAGGCCCAGCCTTTACACAGAAATAGATTTGAGTTGCATGATACAGGTCAGTGGCTTTGATTATTGATGTGATTCATTCCATGCAGAGGAGATTCCCCAGCTGTAGCAGTGCAAGCAAGGTTGATGATTTTAAGGTACTGAGAAATATCTACACAGATGTGAGCCCTACTTAGATTGGTGCTGTTGTCTTTGTATAGTATTGCTGTGGAGTTCAGTGCTGTAGGGAGAGGAAATCAAGGCTTTGCTAAATAGCTGGCCTGTTACAGGGGAGCCACATCTCTCTGCCTGCTCGCACAGTGATTTATCCACTGTAAGCGTATCAGCAGTTGAGACTTCAGATCTGAACTGTGATGTGTTTGATTTCTCAACTGCTGAGTGTTATTTCAGGGTTGCCTAGCATAGGAGCGTGAAAAGATGCAAGTTTCACCTAGCAAAGAAGTAGTAGTATAGCAGGAGATGTTCACATGTAGTTTGAGAGACTCAGGTGAGACtagggaagaggggaggagaaCTAGAAGTCTTCCCACTCGAagacagagaagagagagaCTGCTTCTCCCGGTGAGATGAGTACAGAGCACAAAACCCAGGGACAACCAAATGTGTAAATAACCAGAGAGAGAAGAGGTGCACCGGTATCCTTAGCTTCTCCCCTTGCCCTCCCCAACTCCTTTGAGGACCCGTTTTGTGTATGATGCTTATTTTGTAATCATTGCTTGGTCTGATAGCAAATATGTTTTGGTGTTGCTGCACTTGCCCTCTGTTTACTACTGGTGCTTCATCTGTTCTGCAGGAATTTATAGCAGTCAGTCAGCTGCGAGGATCCACCCAGGGGAAGATCCTGTGTTTTTATGGCCCCCCTGGGGTTGGCAAAACAAGCATTGCCCGCTCCATTGCCAGAGCCCTAAACAGAGAGTACTTCCGCTTCAGTGTTGGAGGGATGACTGatgtagcagaaataaaaggacACAGGTCAGTGTAACTTGAGCAGTTTCTCTATCCAGCAGTTTTTACTAACATTGTCAGAATAGGAGCCTGACTGAGGTTGCCGATGTGTGTAATTTTCATCCCTCTTCTGCCAGCCCTTGCTGACAGGAGTTGATAGCAAAGGGCGGAGTCTGGAACATAATCGTCTTCATGTCTCTGAAGTGCAGTACTTGCAGTACTCCCTGTACTTGTGTAGGCTTGTGGGACATCATTGAAAAGTTGTCTGAGCTACCCAGAAGCATTGGACTGGTACCAAATGCTAATTCGTGTCTGTCTATAAATGCCAGCACTAGAGAACAGTGACAGTTTTACCAGGTCATGCACATGTTCAGGTCTGACAGACTTCGTTTCTGAATAATCAGGAGGGAGGTGCTGCATGAGGAAAGCTTGGGAACAAGAATATTCATGGGGAGAACAAGAAGATGTGAATACAAAAATCAGTAGATCCAACCCTGACAcaggtttattttccttccacGTACACCCAAAACTACAGTGTTTTCAAACAAGTGAGAGTTGTTCTACAGTGTGAATGGAACCTGTGAGGTCCTGCCCTTTATGATACAGAAGCTGAGAGAAATATTTGACATACTTTTCAGGATGTTCTCGACTCTGTGTCTCTTGGCATTCACTCTGTTGTTACCCTCTTGCTCTGCTTCTGTATGTTCCTGGATGCCAGTTCCCTCTAGCAGAAAGactgtgttttgctgttagTAGTTTGTTCCTTCAGAGTATCTTTTGATTTACACTGATCTTCCTTTTTTGTCCCTATCAAGTGAGGGAATGAAGTATTCCCTTTTCTAACATTCCTTTACCCCCAAACCAAGAAGTCACTATTCAGAAATCTCTTGTTCTCAGCCTTACTTCTTTGTTTCCCTCTAATATAAAATGGTTAAAACTAAAGATAAAAACTGCAGTCCAGGAGTACTCTGCCAAAATTCACATCTGATCTCTACTAGAGACAGACTAGTTGCATGCTGTGTTGTGTGATGTGTGCTGTACTTTACAATGGTTCCCTAAATAAAGTCTCTGGTAAAACAGGAGGACGTATGTTGGAGCAATGCCAGGAAAAATCATCCAGTGTCTGAAGAAGACCAAGACAGAGAATCCACTTATACTGATTGATGAGGTGATGTATCTGGTCTTCTAGTTTTTGCTCTTAAAAACATACATCAGTTCTTGACCCCAATAGGAAAGGTGAAGCAGTGACTCTTAAAAAACCCagggttgtgggggttttttatttaaatgaggCTGGGCTCTCAAGTTCTTTGGGTGACTTCTTAGACTCTTCGTTTTCTCTTCTTATAACAGACTTCAACTTTAGTGTTTCAGTTGTGCCCTTCTCATTAAATTGCAGCTGTTTGGATCGCGAGGATCCTGATGGAGCTGGCTGGATACTCAGAGGCTTCAGTAGCTTTCACATTCCCTACCTAGGTGTAGGTACAACATTGTGCACAAAACCACTATTGCCGATGTGATTATTAGAAAGAGTGAGTCTCTCAGCAGATCTAAAGCAAAACTGTAAGGAATAAGGTGCAGTGCTTACAGTCAATTTGTGGTCCAATTTGAGAATAAATGAGTCAGGGCTACCAACCTACTGCTTTGTAGAAAAGCAGATAAGGACAGGATATAATAGCAGGTTCAGAACGGACTAAAGGTCTCTCTAGCCTCCTTGTGTGCCGTGCCttggaaaaaacagcagcaggtgTCTTGGGAATGGTATGGGGGACCAAGAAACTGGGTAATGAGTTGCAGTGTAATGTAACCAACGAGTATCTTGATTTGAAGGGTAGTGAAAACCTTTAGGTTATGGTGCATAAATGGTGGTGGTGAGGAGCCTTGCATTGGCTGTAGGAGCAAGTTGCATTATGCCTGTCTAGTTAATACTACTCTTTAGGGAGAAAAAGCTGTGGAGAGTGGCCCTGTTGTGATCCCTCCTTCTGAGGACATGAGTGATGTTGAAAGAAACAACAACCTTGGATGTGGTCCTGGGCAGCCGGCTCTAGGTGGCCCAGCTTGAGCAGTGGGGTTGGACAAGGTGACTTTGAGAAGTCCCTACCAGCCTCAATCAgcctatgattctgtgaaagcaGCAAAGGTCACTGGCTGGGCTGTGATGCGTGGCTGTGTATAGGACTTTGCACCCTGGGCAGAGCAAGGAGTGTCTTAGCTTACGTATTCGGGAAATGGTATAAACTAGCACCCTGTAGTCATCCCACTGTGGAATAAATATTGTGGTCTGTGACTATAGCTTAGCTTAATGAGTAGTAGCCCACTAATCCATGACAATGCACTGGCTTTTGTTTGTATGCACAGTCCCTGAGGTTTCATAGTGCTTCTCTACAACACTGTTAAATTCCTGTGTCTTGTCAGGTATGTCATGCTCACGCAGTAGGATAGCAGGGACTTGGGTGAATGCACAGAAAACCGGTAGACTGGGAGTGGCTGTTTATGAACAAACACATGAAGATTTTCAGATGCAGCTTTGAAAGAACCTGCATAAGAATTTACTGTGGTGAGAAACTTCTTGGAACATCTGAAGTTTTTCTCCCATAGGTGGATAAAATTGGAAGAGGATATCAAGGGGATCCATCCTCAGCCCTTCTGGAGCTGTTGGACCCAGAACAGAACTCTAATTTCTTGGATCATTACCTTGACGTTCCTGTGGATTTATCAAAggtatttctgtcttctgcagagATTGTAGAGCTGGAATGTATGAACGTGTATCAGTGCAGGGATTTCCTGTTGAAAAGATGCTGACGTTTGAGCCAGTTGGAAAGTCAGCCAGATGGGATTGAGACGTGAGTGGTATAGGGCTGTCTCTTCAGGAGCTGGCTTTAACCAAAGTGTAATTAAGGTTAATACAATCACCACCATATGTCCTATAGTCTCAGCTCCATGTAGAGCTATGGACACAAAGATACGTGGTCTTGGCTAGAAAAAGCAGGAGTTTTTCTTCCATGTAGTGACTGGCAGAGTTGCTGTCAAGTGATATGGCCTCATGCTGCTCTTAGGCTTTTGAAATTGGTCGTCTTTGCCCACTATTGCATTTTTGTATGGCTTACATTAATTGCAGAGGTGATGGATTAAAAATACGTATACATAATTTTGTCACTTCTGTGATAACTTCATAGAAGgtagaaataatttaaagtgAGATCTAGGTCTTCCCAGGCAAATAGCTTCCTGCTCCATATCAGACCATTACGATTTCCCAGTTTGTGCTGTGTGTATTTCTGAACATTTGCTTTGGGGGTAGGGAATGCCCTACTACATAGTTCTAAAATCCAGAACTTTTCCTGTAATAAAAACTAGATTCCACAGAGAAGGTaatcctgctgcagcccttcagACAGGGAAACGCAGAACCAAGGAACTATTGCTTGGACTAAAGCAGCAggttaatgaaaatgttaatagGAACTTGTAATACTTCCAGGTACTTTTTATTTGTACTGCCAACGTAACGGAAACCATTCCAGAGCCACTGCGGGATAGAATGGAAGTGATCAATGTATCAGGATACGTAGCAGAAGAGAAACTTGCAATTGCAGAGGTAAGAGAAACCACTGATGATGCACTGTGAGTTCTCTCTGATAAAATGGTTTTGGCAGATTCCAGCTTACATCcagctgtttccaaaaaaaattaGGCACATGGCATTTTTGATGGAGTTCCTCTGATCTGAACACCCAGTTACTTCAACTGCGGTGTTCTACAGGCTGTGAACTCCAGAAAATGGCATTGAGCTAATAGCGGAATGAAGCTGGGTGAATTGGAACCACCAGGCTTTTGTCACAAACACTAACAGAAGGACATGGGGGATTATTTCTTTCAGAGGTACTTGGTCCCTCAAGCACGAGTTCTGTGTGGCTTGgatgaaaacaaagccaaaatcaCATCGGATGTCCTGACTGTTCTCATCAAGCAGTACTGCAGAGAGAGCGGGGTCAGGAATCTGCAGAAACAAGTAGAAAAGGTGAGGGAAAGTTCTGTGGAACTGTGACCACTGTGCTTCAGCCTTCGCAGCTTTTTCTACAGAAACAAATGACTGTCTCACTCAGGTATTGAGGAAATCTGCCTATAAAATTGTGAGTGGAGAAGCAGAGATGGTTCAAGTAACACCTGAAAACCTGCAGGACTTTGTGGGAAAGCCCATCTTCACTGTGGATCGCATGTATGAAACCACTCCTCCAGGCGTGGTGATGGGTCTGGCCTGGACAGCTATGGGTGAGACAAAATGACTTCTGGGTTCATGTCTacatttctgtaacattttcaaaaattgaATGGGATAGTCAAACTGAATTTTCCCTACTGAGTCCAGTGAAGTTATTCTACTGGCACCAGTAAAATTTAACTTCTGTGGCCCTTTAGATCCTGACTACTTCTTCCCTGAAGAAGGGACCCTTGCTTACTTCCCCACCCAGGCTCATTTTAGCTTCAGGGTAGCATATTTATGCTCCACATCCCATACGAACCACATACATTAGGAACAGCAGTGACTAAAACCACAAGCCTTTCCAGAGAGCACAAGACCTCCTCTGCTTCCTTAAAAGCAGGAGGTGCCATTCTGACTTCAAGGCACAGCTGAGGCATGCCAGATCTTTTCAGTGGTGTTGCACTGCTGATTTTGGCTTTCAGTGGCAAGAGCAGATACAGGTATTCTAGCACACTGTCAGGGTGGGTGCAGTTGGCTAGTTGCCATCCACTGGATTATGCCCCTAGTAACTTGGGGGCCTATGTGCACTGCAGTGTGGAAATACAGCACACAGCAAAGGATACGACTCCTGCATACTCTAACTGACCTTGGGTGGAATTGAAGTAGTTCAGAGGGAAATTATCAGTATGGTGGAGAAGGTGAAGCGGTATCTGACGCTGGGAAGCTGAACTGGCCAGAAGTGTATTGTGCTATGAGCTCATGTTACTTTTTGGCTACAAAGAGCCTGAAACAGTTACAAGAACTGGTTATTTCCAGGAAATAGGGGTTGTGTCTATGTTGATGGAGTGTGAAGTCCAAAGAAGCAATGAAAGGAGGCTTTTGGTGCAGTGCTGTTGAGATTTCTAGCTAGCCTTCCTGAAGAGATTTGGAGAACAGTTCTCAGCCGCTTTTTACCCAAGCGCTAGTGTCTCATCAGAGAGCCCTAGTTCCAAATTCCTGACATTGCTCCTGCATCACCAAAACCTTGTGGTTcgatttttcctttaactttcCTCAggatgttgttttcctttttctttcttaggaGGTTCCACTCTGTTTGTTGAAACGTCCCTGAGGCGACCCAAAGACAAGGAGAACAAGGATGGGTCCCTTGAAGTCACAGGGCAACTGGGAGATGTAATGAAAGAGAGTGCCAGAATAGCTTACACATTTGCGAGAGCCTTTCTGATGCAGAAGGACCCCAGCAATGACTTTCTCATGTCTTCCCATATCCACTTGCATGTGCCAGAGGTAAACTGATGCAGAATTCACAGAGCACGCATGGCAGCTAGGCTGGTTTGCTCCCCTAGACATGAAGCTGGAAGTACTTTGTCCGTATGTTGTGCAGAATGCCCTCTTGCAGCAGTAAAACCTAGAAAAGAAGACATTTTCCTCAGGACCCTGTGAAAGCATTCTTATGAGCTGtgtttgtgttcctttctgcagcaAGCACGTGGTGAGAATACAGGGGCTTGGATAATACTGTAAGGAACCCTAGACTTGTTGTAGCTGTTGGCCCTGTTGTGAGGTAGAGAAACCATGGCATAGAGATGAGTGATCTGGATAAAAGCTTGTATGCAGCAGCTACAAGGAAACCAAAGTTCAGGTCTCTGTGTTACCACGCCTTCATAAAGGCTTTAGGTCATTCACACATAATTGCAAATACTACCCATGGTCTCTGTGCCATGGCTTCTAGTCCATATAATGTCAGTGGTTGCATTTTTCCGGtgtctgcttctgaaaataaatcccTGCAATGCTCAGAAGGGCTCACACACTGTGTAACACGCTTTGGGCAGGTGCTTTACTGAAGACAGGTTTTGTACTATGATTGTGCCCATGCTTTGCTTCTGAACTATTGCATACTTTAACCTAGTCCACAGTCCCCTTGTTGCAGCTTGCTCTGTGTCTGTCCAGGTACTTGGTAGTTACCTCTGTGCTCCTTTCCTGGAGAATCAGAAAACAACAGGCACTATCTCTGCCTCTACTCCCTCTCAAGCGttcatttcttctgctcttACCTCAACAATCTGTTTGATCTCAGATAAATCTGGACTGTTGCTAGTTTAGGTCTGGATTTTGTTGGGCTTTCTAAACGGAATGATCTTTTCTGACTTGAATGATTTTCAGTGTTGTCCTCCACTATTTTGTGACTCTTGATGTTCTCTTCCTTTGTGATGCTGACCTCTGTTACTTGTTCTTATGGTTGGCTTAGGTCAACAAAAAGCTTCAAAGCGCTCATGCTCTGTTTTTTGCTCATGTTGCATATTCAAAGTTCTGAGCCCAATGAGTATTGTGGTAGCATCAGGCCAGAACCCAGACTGTAGACTCATGGATTGTTCCTCATGAATAAGGTGAGGACTGACGCAGTTGTTAGTAGGTCAGCCAATTCAAATAGCAGGATCCCATCAGTGACACTTTTGCAAAAACCTTTGTGGAACCCCGTGAAATTGGGGCCATGTTAAAACAGCAATGATAAAGATGATGTTGGGCTTTGCTACTCTAAATGAGCTAAAGGCTGGAGGTTtatgggtgttttttttttaaacagggagCAACACCAAAAGATGGACCAAGTGCAGGGTGTACTATAGTAACAGCTTTGCTATCGCTGGCCATGAATTGCCCGGTGAGGCAGAACGTGGCGATGACGGGAGAGGTGTCATTAACTGGAAAAATTCTTCCTGTTGGTGGAATCAAGGAGAAGACTATTGCGGTAAGAGCTCTTCTCTTGTCTCCATGCATCATCTGTGGGAGAGAGCCCTGGCCTGGGCTCAGCGGTGACTGGGACAACCACAGCGATCGctcctggggtgggggaggtggtGAGCCAGGGTTGCTGTGGAGAAGCCTGCTGGGGGAACAGGGACACTTGCCTGTGTCTCTAGCTGAGAGGAGGGAGGTGGAACCCCAGGCTTTGTGCCAGAGCATCTGTGTTTCTTGTTACTAGGCTGGTGTGATTAAGGGTGGAAGGGATCATCTATATGGCTGTTAAAGCTGTCTGTCACAGACTGGTATGGTCCAATAAGCTGTGCTGGGTCTGACTTAAAATTTCATGTCAATATCCCTGCGTTTTTTCTGGTTTAGACAGAAGGAACTTACTTCTAGTGTCTTGCATTTTCCCCTGTGAAGTTTCTTTGTACATCATAACCAAGTTacttaatcctttttttttccttttttcagtaaGCCATATAGACAGAGTTCTCTGAAGCGCTCTTGCAAATACTAGATTTATAGTGGTGCttgcatttttggttttaaccCTTTGCAGTTTTCAGAACTCTTTTCCAAGCATTGAATTTCTTTCCATACTTTTCAtctgcacagctccagcctACATCAGCCTTGCATCACATGTTTTTTTGTCTCGAGAATGGTATTAGCTCTTCCAGTAGCCTGTCGAGCTGGGGCTTCACATCAGCGTTCTGTCCCTAAATCTGTCTGGGTTACGGCCTTGTGCAACATGATTCCTTTTCCTCATGTACTTTAAAATAggttattttgcattttgttttgtggtagTCATTACAGAGGACAAACATGTGATAGGGACGCCTGTGGTGCTGATGAGTGGCCGCATAGATAAATGCAGGATAAATTGAGTGGGTACAACCTGCCACTGGACGAGCTGGCCCCACTTTCTGTCTCCTTCCAGTGCAATGTCCGTATCAAAAGGTTCTGTAGAATGGTGCTCTGGGTTGCACCTATTAATGTCTGATACGCTGCGTCTAATTCTTCTTTTGATTCTAGGGTTTATAGTTGGAACAGACTTCTAAAACTCTGTAAAATAGTATGAATTGTTCTAAACAATCCCTCAGTGTGCTGATATAGTCTTACTAAAATACCTCCCCTtcagctgtccctgcagctgagAAGGTGGGACTGGAGACTGTGTGTTTTGGGGGCTTGGGGAGATCTCAACCACAATCCATCCCTAGTGATGACATCTGTTAAGTAATG contains:
- the LONP1 gene encoding lon protease homolog, mitochondrial, whose protein sequence is MAAARCLRLCGRWRPALLGPARRRLLPAASSAAPLGSAPPARLAFSTGPPWQQRSAGGLAGGDPQEGGGGGGGGGGEDGGGGAEAGGAGPVMTALAPLLVPEHFPNVPLIAVTRNPVFPRFIKIIEVKNKKLVELLRRKVRLAQPYAGVFLKKDDNNESDVVEDLNEIYQMGTFVQIHEMQDLGDKLRMIVMGHRRIRINKQLEVEPEEPENKQKIRRKQKRSKKEAEEEPGAKDQAVEVVLDPVATSSQEVLMVEVENVVHEDFQITEEVKALTAEIVKTIRDIIALNPLYRESVLQMMQAGQRVVDNPIYLSDMGAALTGAESHELQDILEETSIPKRLYKALSLLKKEYELSKLQQRLGREVEEKIKQTHRKYLLQEQLKIIKKELGLEKEDKDAIEEKFRERLKELVVPKHVMDVIDEELNKLGLLDNHSSEFNVTRNYLDWLTSIPWGKCSEENLELTRARAVLEEDHYGMDDVKKRILEFIAVSQLRGSTQGKILCFYGPPGVGKTSIARSIARALNREYFRFSVGGMTDVAEIKGHRRTYVGAMPGKIIQCLKKTKTENPLILIDEVDKIGRGYQGDPSSALLELLDPEQNSNFLDHYLDVPVDLSKVLFICTANVTETIPEPLRDRMEVINVSGYVAEEKLAIAERYLVPQARVLCGLDENKAKITSDVLTVLIKQYCRESGVRNLQKQVEKVLRKSAYKIVSGEAEMVQVTPENLQDFVGKPIFTVDRMYETTPPGVVMGLAWTAMGGSTLFVETSLRRPKDKENKDGSLEVTGQLGDVMKESARIAYTFARAFLMQKDPSNDFLMSSHIHLHVPEGATPKDGPSAGCTIVTALLSLAMNCPVRQNVAMTGEVSLTGKILPVGGIKEKTIAAKRAGVTCIILPSENKKDYYDLAGFITEGLEVHFVEHYKEVFDIAFSKLDATGG